The Solanum lycopersicum chromosome 8, SLM_r2.1 DNA segment TGTTCATCTTCATCAAGAATATTACAGTCAATGTCACTGCTCCAGAAAACCCGAATCTTACCATTACAATTACTAGTAGCATATTCCATGCTTAATTGAACCTTAAAGCTTTGAACGTGCACATTATCAGAGAAAGGTTCCAAAATAGTGATAATAGATAAATGGTGCAGCTTCCTGAGCATCTTGAGTCTCTCTAATACTATTTGAGTGTTGATCCCTCTAACATTCCATATGTTTGTACTAATCATTGGGAAGATCTAGAGTAAAAGAATCTAGTATTAGGTATTCCAGCAGTGACACTATTAACATCTTGTTTTTTGAAGTGGAATTTGTCATGTTGAAAACCCCTTGGAGATAGCCCCTGACTTTGAGTTACTTGTTGGGTTTCATTCTCTACTATCTGATTATTATGAGGAATATAAGCCTTAATAAGGGCCTCACTagtctcatcatcatcatcaggcTCTTCTAGAAATTGATTATCCCCATCAAGTTCATCTTCAAAATtatccacaacatattcatcCCATGTAGGCATTGTATTAAATTTACACTTTTGTTGTCTCAGATCATGAGTATATGCTCTTGGAGGAATCATATACTGAGCCTGTAAGGGAAGAATATCCACCCCATGGTTAGCATTCACCATGATAAGTATGTTACATaatttttcccttctttccTGTTCCTGTCCACTGTCCCTGTCTTGCTACCTGTTCTGCCTCCTTTTTGCAGCACCTCTTTTTTTTTGCTAAGCTTATTCTTACTCTTAGTTGTGCTGCCAGGAGTATGTGTATCACTTTTTCCCCTTTATATTTATCATTCCTTTTTTCAGATTGTTgttctctttattttccttGGCAGTCTATTTGTTGGTGTCTCTATTCTGCACTGCTGCTGAATTTGTTGTTGTTCCCCTTGTTGTTGTCTGTTCTTAGTTCTATTATAGGCTCTATGGTATGTTATAGGTTGAAAATCCAACCCCTCATGCATAACATGAGGCAAATTCCCCCCTTTGGTAGCCCTATCCTGCAAATTGTGGCTATCTCCTGATACCCCCCATCCATACCTCCAAAAACTTCTTCAGTATAACAagcatcattattaataatattgggGGTTTCGGGACTTGGGAGGATTTAGTTAATACATGTGCTCTTGTACTTGTTGGCTGTAGTAGCTTGTTGGTTTTGTACGTTATGAATGCTAAGGTTGTTCCTTACAGATGAGCCCTTAGTAGTCCCATTTTTTGGTTGGTGTGCCTGCTCTGCTTCTTGCCTGGACTTTCCTTCTCCTGTTTGATTTACCTCCTGCTGTTCTGCATATCAAGGTtagcaaaaatattttgagtctGAAATTTAGTTATACCTGTTGTTTCCTGCTGCTGTTGGTGGCTGCTACTGCTTCTTTGTTTTGGAGGTGAGACAGGTCTCCAAACTACCTTGGAGGTGATTTgatcttgatttttttgttgcCTCTTTTTTTGTGTACGCCATTGTTCCTCTTGTTGATTCCTTGATTGATTGTGAATAGCAGCCTGCTTGAGTTCTTCCTTTTGACTTATAttatgttgattttgagttcttgCAATGAACTTAGAGTTACTTGTGTCATGTCCTTCAATCTTGAACTAACCCCCCTATTCTTGATATTCCTTGGATTTTCTTTCAGTTTCCtgttccttctttttcttgatttcttcatCCCTCCTCTTAATTGTACACTCCTCTTCCATATGCCCCTGGTGCTTGCAGTACATGCAGTTCAACTTTTAACCACCTTCCTTTATTGGGGTTAGAGGTTTTGCAACCCAACCAAACAAAGGAAGGTCTAGTTTTGGTAAGATCCACTTGAACTTTGACTCTAAGTGTGCTACCTCCAGTTCTTTGAGAGGATGGTGAGTCTAAGAATAACACCTTCACAATTGAACTAAGAATAGTTGTTAACAACACTTTCTTATAGCAATGCCAAGGCAAACCAGGGATAGCAACCCAAATTGGGACAATGGAAGTCTCTTCTTAAGGGGTGAAATCAGGAGTCCATGTCTGTATCCTCATTACTTGGCCTTCAATGTTCATCCTAAGATTTGTCCAAACAAATCAAACTCATTGTCAAGGTCAATGTAAACATTCCTAGAGTGTGTGTTTTTCAAACCCCTCTATGAGTTGAGTTTGGAGTATGAAACTTTTCCTAACTAACTCCATTTTAGGCATTGTATTAGTAAATTTGCCCACCAGTGTGTACTTACACACCTCAACCAACTTTACATAGTAATCATCCTCCTCAAGAAGCACAGTCGGGAATCATTACCTATGTGTATGTATAGGATCATTCAAAACTATAGGCATTTCATTCATAGCTTGGTTATACCTTAATCTTGCAGCAAATGATTGcacaaaagtaaaaaagatgACTCAAAGATTTTATAAAGCTTAGAGATATTGCTAGAATATTTACTATGCAGCTGATTATTTATACGAGCGTTGACCTTCATTATTTCCTTGCTTAGTAATTTTGTCAATTTGAGTGACAGGCTTATACATTGTGTAGTTATTGGATATCTTGGGGAACTTGCTTTGGTAATCCATTTGAGCTTGATTGGTTGGATTTGATGGATTAGTTCCACCTTGCACCTTAGCCTGTTCTTTTTGCCTTCCCTCTTTTCCTTGACTCTTTTCAGTGGCCTTTTTGGCTCCTTCAAACATATTTTGCGCATTCTTCCCAATCTGCACTTCCATGTCTTATTGTTTAAGTTTTTGACTTGAAGGCTCCTGGCATTGTAGTTCATTATTAGCAGTTTCCCCACCTTCGTCATTTTTGTTTGTTGTACCTTGTAAATTACCTTTCGAACTCTATTTTGATCATGGGGTTTTGGGTTAATGGGTTAGGGTTaattttagggttagggttaaggaatAAGTCTTATTAGGTTTTTGGGTTTGTGGTtaaggatttgaggtttaaaatctattgtttagtgtttaatgtttggattttcGTAATatggacttagggtttagggttaaagATTTACGattagggttagagttaggaTTAAGGTTagagtgtaattttttttaggttttatggttcttGTTTTAGCAATTAAggtttaaaacataaattttagtACATGATGTTTGGGTTTTCGTATTTTGGGCTTATGGATTTGGGTTTAATTGCTTAGGATTAGGGTGagggttagggttttttttggtttttgggTATAGGGTTTATTATTGAGGTTTAACgtcaatggtttagtgtttgaTGTTTtcgtttttgtattttggtcttgggttttagggtttatggtaggaTTAAGTTTAGGGTTAgtgtttaggttttttttaggtattagggtttggggttaaggatttgagttgtaatatctatggtttagtgttaaatgttagggttttggtattttggacttttggtttagggtttagggtttagggattTGGGTTAGGGTTCGTGTTAGGGATAGGGTTTATGGGTTCTTGAGGTTTTAGGTTTTgaggtttaggattttttgtttcaaatctatggtttagtgtttaatgttcagatttttgtattttgggcttggggttttgggttaatggcttagggttagggtgtGGGTGTGGGTTCgcttttaaatctttttaaggttttagggtttatggtttaggataagaagttgaaaaatatattgtttattgtttaatttttgggtttttgtatttttgacttagttttttttaacataGGTTTAGGGTTCACGTATAcagttagggttaggattaaggATAGGGTGTTggtttttttagattttatggttcagggtttagcattttgaggtttaaaatcaatggttaatatttaatatttgggttttgttattttgggttttttttttgggattagGGTTTTAgttttatggtttagggttagggttagcattaaggttagggttattgtttagggttagggttatcATTAAGGTTAGTGTTATTGTTAGGGTTAATGTTTTGGGATTTTTTACGTTTTTGGTTTAAGGGtgtaggatttgaggtttaatatcaatggtttagtctttaatgtttggattttggtATTGTGAacttggggtttaggatttatgttagggttagggttaaggttagggtaagggtttaggttgttttttaggtttttaggTTTGGgtttaaggatttgagttgtaatatttattgtttagtgtttaatgttagggttttggtatttgggctttgggtttagggtttcaGATTTAGGGTTAGGCTTAAGGATAAAACTAGGTTAGGGTTTGTGTTAGGGATAGGTtaatgttatgcctcgtattttttttatatacgtagtgcgcatcgtgatctagaagacgtaaagaaatattaggcaaggatgttatttccaaatgtgatattaagtatgagttggctaatgtaagtgcaattaaatttaagtgagggattaattagtggctaatttggactgatttaattcaatgggccccaccactcgaggcaaaaaaattaaaaagggatcagattgtgggctggccttagtggacaggtgtagagggggctgcctccacttcatactattaaatgaggtggagaaatccactccatgctatataaagtgctgaaatgcattgctgcatattatcttcttcttcaccacttgtcttaagcagccatggaaatggagaaaccaaccctgcaactcttggccagcagctgcaaataatttggttagtaatctccttgtttggtgtgttaattctttagaatacccttgttaattatccattaattttaagaagggggcgtgaccagtagcttaggaagtttgttttagttattgaatgtactaagtatgaatggaaaccataatcggattattagtggtgtcgtgttggtgcttgggctgttttgattaaagcaaactgcaggaaaattctgttttggcattatgtatatgttgaatgtgattatgagtatatactccaaaggatgaatatgataaggtagatgtgttacgaattataaaacgagttatcactcggtgtgtcgttgcttcgctgatatagttgccgacatggaactgttttggggaggaggctgtttaatatgattctttgggttatatgtgttattggtattgctgtggataatttggattgttgtcggattgggacgaagtaaggaaaataggggaggtgctgccgaattttcgttagattattagctagcttacaagaaagtaaagcacgatgtttatataattgcggcacgattgttgcttgttatagattaatagcttgagcagtaaatattggacgtgcggctcgattatacggtatgtaacgttgtcccttctttctttgcttggcatgacttttaaaaataagcgaataacggacagatttgacacttacctctaaagcgtctaggtgatgtatattcttgcttccacaattattcctctatatatcggttatatctaaggctatgatgatctctaatatctatggtaatgcttcttagagtcattgaaattttacgttttcatatcgtattaaaggttcataatctttataaaacattaatctttggtaatactccttgctggttcacgttgattgttctattgagttataagaaatgattttaattgcatatggttgctcataatattctgctcgtgcatagagtcatttatcatttcaccgagtcccgggccgggtaatgttcatgcggagtttcttgcatgtcACCGAGTTcatcactagagggccgggtatgtatattatatatatgattggtgatgaggatggttttgatgatgatgatgacggagatgacgtgatgattattttgccgagccccttactagggaagttgggcaccttaaatgttaaatatatgcatgattttcacttaaaaagtatatgtgtagtgatattttgtttcgagttgccacattggtatcctgtcatctttaccttatgctttacatactcagtacattgtccgtactgacccccctttcctcggggggctgcgtttcatgcccgcaggtgtagacgcacagttcggtgatcctctcgcctaggatatctactctgctgattgggagagctccactgttccggagcccagtcgttttggtacataacttttgtgtagtcttttgctcatctatgggtatggcggggccctgtcccgtcgagtttcactaatgtactcttagaggtctgtggacattatgtgggttttatatatatgttttggataatggtctggacatggtttgtttgggatgtccgcttgtacaggggcagccttgtcggctgcgtacatcattatgctttgaatagtggcggccttgtcggctcgcgtatgctgttatggttgaatggttatgactccttatgagacaggtcctcttatatatatttatgacgttggggttggcttgatttgattaaattccatattgtcttagttccagttggtcatacttagcaggtttgtatgtgggtgtccaaaacgggcactaatcacgacctatcgggttgggtcgtgacaaagactggtatcagagcggttcttcgtcggaagtgtctacagaccgtgtctagtagagtcttgtttatcggtgtgttgtgcaccacatctataaacaggaagctacaggacatttaggatgtcattctttcttcttattctagatcgtgcgatagagctatattaacaggataatccctctctaacaaatccgtgtgttttcagctatgcctccaaagaaaacgacagccgcccagaagggaaaatcggtagcagaaggtactagtcagacccggagagttactagggcccgtgcccagtctatgcctggtattatgctccagtcggagagctctgctacacccccaccgccagaagagcttagagcagcagcagctccagttcgggggacaccaccagcccccgaggccccaacatctgaacctccagctcctcagtcaggggcggaggatagggccatgagagatgtggttcaattgctgactagattagtggaaGATCaagctcgcaggcatggactaggagttgatcatgcggacagatctgatagcttaagggctcgttacttcttaagttgtaatcctccagagttctttgggtcaaggccacaggatgatccgcaagagtttattcgtcagatacagcgtacattgaggataatcaaggcttcggagaccgagtctgtagagttggctacgtatcatttgcgggatgtagctattaattggtatgagtcttgggagttatctaggggtgagggtgcccctccagcggtatgggatgaatttgtggaggctttccagggccacttcctgcctccagaaatgaagcgagctagagtcgatatattcttgcgtttgaagcaaaatggcaggagcgttcgagagtatagcctcgagtttgattcattggctaggcatgcgcctactattgtggctgatatggcagacagggtacatcgttatgtgatgggattggatcgttatctgattgacggttgtatggcagtgactcttcagccaggtatggacattgctcgggtgcaggcatatgcacagggggtagaggatcggcaccggggacgtcagccagatagagattataatagaggccagcataagagggctagatcagcaggttatcctgacgagtttcaaagcgggcagtctcagcagcatgttagattttcttcccagccagcacagagtgcacccccacgtttcatgggtagggggttcgatcgtatgggatattcggaacctggtcagagctctagggcgtcagggtcacaaatgggcaggggtttgagccagtcgaggccacctttgcctcggtgttctcgttgtggtaagtcccatcctggaGAATGTcattgggctacaggtgcgtgtttttcttgcggccgtcagggccatactatgagggagtgtcaccttagaggtagtgcaggtggtatggcacagcctacagggtccgttgctggttcatcttcttctgtggctatgcgccctacggggcagggtattcaggcaccagcaggccgtggtagaggacgtggtggagcttccagttctagcggtccctcaaaccgtatatatgctttgactaataggcaagatcaagagacgtcacctaatgtgatcacaggtatattatcactattctcccgaagtgtgtatgcattgatagacccaggttccaccttatcatatatatctccctttgttgctagtaggatcggaatagagtctgagttgatagaaccatttgaggtagctacacctgtaggagattttgtcatagctacgcgagtatataggaattgttcagtagctatatatagtcgtcataccgtagcagatctaatagagttaaatatgattgagtttgatattatcatgggcatggattggttggctgcttgttatgctaatgttgattgcagaggaaagatagttcaatttcaatttccaggggaaccgattatagagtggaagggaagtacagtatcgccgaaaggtaagttcatttcgtacctcaaggccgggaagatggttagaaaaggctatatttaccatctgattcgggtgcatgacataaaggcagaggcaccgactcttcaatcaatcccggtagttaatgaatttcttgatgtattccccgaggaacttctaggacttcctccagaacgggaggtaaagtttactatagatgtgctgccagatacccagcctatatctatacctccttatagaatggcacctgctgagttgaaagaattgaaagagcaattaagggatttgctagaaaagggcttcatcaggcctattacgtcaccttggggagcaccagtactgtttgtgaggaagaaggatgggtcgctgcggatgtgcattaattataggcagttgaacaaagttacaataaagaacaggtatcccctcccaaggattgacgatctgtttgaccagttgcagggtgcaaagtgtttttcaaagatagacttgcggtcaggttatcatcaggtgcgggtaagggaggcagatattccaaagacagcattccggacccgatatgggcattatgagtttagagtgctgtcttttgggctgactaatgctccagcggtgttcatggatttaatgaatcgagtatttaaaccattccttgatatgtttgttattgtatttatagacgatattctggtctattcacgttcagaagaggagcatgcagatcatttaaggacggtacttagggtgcttcagcaccagaagttgtatgctaaattttctaagtgcgagttctggttgacttcagtggcattcttggggcatattattggagctgatggtattcgggtagatacgcagaagattgaggcagtaaaaacatggcccagacctacgacacctactgaggtacgaagttttttggggttagaaggatattacaggagattcgtagaatagtttgcctcaatttcagtgcctttgacaaggctaactcaaaatgcagccaagttccagtggacagatgcttgtgagcgaagcttccagctattgaaagacaaattgactacagctccagtcctaactcttcagagggaccagacggctatgttatttattgtgatgcttcgggtgttgggctaggatgtgtattgatgcagcatggcaaagttatagcctatgcctcccgacaacttaggaagcatgaaaagaactatcctactcacgatctggagttagcggtcgtggttcatgccttgaagatatggagacattatttatatggtgtccatgtggacatctatacagatcataagagtctccaatatatctttaaacagaaggagctgaacttacgacagaggcggtggttagagttgctaaaggattatgatgttgatattttatatcattcagggaaagcgaatgttgtagcagatactcttagccgtaagtccatgggtagcttgacagatgtacaaccagaaaggagggatatggttcgggagattcagcggctatccagccttggagtcggTCTAGCTAATTTGGAAGAttgtggagtttctattcgagaggttgctgagtcctcaatcatagatgaggtaaagagacaccaatacaaggaccctattctggcacagtatagagatgcagctcttcaaaaggaaaagaccccatttaaggttacacctgatggagtgttacgatatgaaggcagattgtgtgtacccgatactgcggggctacgacggcaagttatgggagaggcacactctgcccgttattctattcacccagggtcaacaaaaatgtatcatgacctcagatgcatatattggtgggatggcatgaaaaaggacatagcagagtttgttgctcagtgcccaaattgtcaacaagtcaagatcgaacatcaaaagcctggtggattattacaggagatagagatcccgacttgaaaatgggagatgattaatatggacttcattacaggcttacctcgcactcaacggaagtatgactctatatgggttattgtagataggctgacgaaatcggcccattttcttccagtcaggactacttattcggctgaagattatgcgaggttatatgtcagggagatagtgagacttcatggggttcccacgtccattatatcagacagaggagctcaatttgcagccaacttttggagatcgtttcagaagggattggggacacaggtgaaccttagcacagcatttcaccctcagactgatgggcaggctgagcgtactattcagacactagaagatatgttgcgggcctatattatttacttcaaaggtagctgggatgaccacttgcagctcattgagtttgcctataataatagctaccattctagtatccaaatgacaccgtacgaggccttatatgggaggaagtgcagatcacctattggttggtttgatgttggcgagactaagttaataggcccggatgtgattcagcaagctgttgacaaggtgaagcttattcaagaaagattattagcagcccagagtcgacagaagtcatgtGCAGATAATCGGcatcgagatttggagtttcagattggtgactgggtattcctgaaggtatcacccatgaggggtgtgatgagattctgcaggaaggggaagctcagtccgagatacattgggccttatcagattgttcgtaggataggcaaggttgcctatgagttggatctaccatctgatttggaggcggtacatccagtcttccatgtatcgatgctacgtaaatgtattggtgatccttctagagtattccctgtagatgatattcaggtaacagaggagttgtcatatgaggagaaacccgtggctatacttgatcgtcaggttagaaggttacgtactaaggatgtggcttccgtcaaagtgttgtggcaaaataacaatagggaggagatgacttgggaagcagaagacgaaatgaagaataagtatccttacttgttccccgtacctgcaggtaattcaattcctagcttgactatattgatagataatgagattatgtagctgtgaggcatctgtaagttacggaatgcaggttgataggtataacttttagagagacctcgctggaatttgtttttgcaagacgctaacttaacattcgaggacgaatgttcctaaggggggaaggatgttatgcctcgtattttttttatatacgtagtgcgcatcgtgatctagaagacgtaaagaaatattaggcaaggatgttatttccaaatgtgatattaagtatgagttgactaatgtaagtgccattaaatttaagtgagggattaattagtggctaatttggactgatttaattcaatgggccccaccactcaaggcaaaaaaattaaaaagggatcagattgtgggctggccttagtggacaggtgtagaggggggctgcctccacttcatactattaaatgaggtggagaaatccactccatgctatataaagtggtgaaatgcattgctgcatatcatcttcttcttcaccacttgtcttaggcagccatggaaatggagaaaccaaccctgcaactcttggccagcagctgcaaataatttggttagtaatctccttgtttggtgtgttaattctttagaatacccttgttaattatccattaattttaagaagggggcgtgaccagtagcttaggaagtttgttttagttattgaatgtactaagtatgaatggaaaccataatcggattattagtggtgtcgtgttgatgcttgggctgttttgattaaagcaaactgcaggaaaattctgttttggcattatgtatatgttgaatgtgattatgagtatatactccaaaggatgaatacgataaggtagatgtgttacgaattataaaacgagttatcactcggtgtgtcgttgcttcgctgatatagttgccgagatggaactgttttggggagggggttgtttaatatgattctttgggttatatgttttattggtattgctgtggataatttggattgttgtcggattgggacgaagtaaggaaaataggggaggtgctgccgaattttcgttagattattagctagcttacaagaaagtaaagcacgatgtttatctaattgcggcacgattgttgcttgttatagattaatagcttgagcagtaaatattggacgtgcggctcgattatacgatatgtaacgctgtcccttctttctttgcttggcatgacttttaaaaataagcgaataccGGACAGATTTGacacttacctctaaagcgtctaggtgatgtatattcttgcttccacaattattcctctatatatcggttatgtctaaggctatgatgatctctaatatctatggtatggtaatgcttcttagagtcattaaaattttacgttttcatatcgtattaaaggttcataatcttgataaaacattaatctttggtaatactccttgctggttcacgctgattgttctattgagttataagaaatgattttaattgcatatggttgctcataatattctgctcgtgcatagagtcatttatcatttcaccgagtcccgggccgggtaatgttcgtgcggagtttcttgcatatgtcaccgagttcctcactagagggccgggtatgtatattatatatatgattggtgatgaggatggttatgatgatgatgatgacggagatgacgtgatgattattttgccgagccccttactagggaagctgggcaccttaaatgttaaatatatgcatgattttcacttaaaaagtatatgtgtagcgatattttgtttcgagttgccatattggtatcttgtcatctttaccttatgctttacatacttagtacattgtccgtactgacccccctttcctcagggggctgcgtttcatgcccgcaggtgtagacgcacagttcgctGATCCTctcgcctaggatatctactccgctgattgggagagctccactgttccggagcccagtcgttttggtacataacttttgtgcagtcttttgctcgtctatgggtatggcggggccctgtcccgtcgagtttcagtaatgtactcttagaggtctatggacattatgtgggttgtatatatatgttttggataatggtctggacatggtttgtttgggatgtc contains these protein-coding regions:
- the LOC138337666 gene encoding uncharacterized protein isoform X2, with the translated sequence MPPKKTTAAQKGKSVAEGTSQTRRVTRARAQSMPGIMLQSESSATPPPPEELRAAAAPVRGTPPAPEAPTSEPPAPQSGAEDRAMRDVVQLLTRLVEDQARRHGLGVDHADRSDSLRARYFLSCNPPEFFGSRPQDDPQEFIRQIQRTLRIIKASETESVELATYHLRDVAINWYESWELSRGEGAPPAVWDEFVEAFQGHFLPPEMKRARVDIFLRLKQNGRSVREYSLEFDSLARHAPTIVADMADRVHRYVMGLDRYLIDGCMAVTLQPGMDIARVQAYAQGVEDRHRGRQPDRDYNRGQHKRARSAGYPDEFQSGQSQQHVRFSSQPAQSAPPRFMGRGFDRMGYSEPGQSSRASGSQMGRGLSQSRPPLPRCSRCGKSHPGECHWATGACFSCGRQGHTMRECHLRGSAGGMAQPTGSVAGSSSSVAMRPTGQGIQAPAGRGRGRGGASSSSGPSNRIYALTNRQDQETSPNVITGVDAQFADPLA
- the LOC138337666 gene encoding uncharacterized protein isoform X1, producing the protein MPPKKTTAAQKGKSVAEGTSQTRRVTRARAQSMPGIMLQSESSATPPPPEELRAAAAPVRGTPPAPEAPTSEPPAPQSGAEDRAMRDVVQLLTRLVEDQARRHGLGVDHADRSDSLRARYFLSCNPPEFFGSRPQDDPQEFIRQIQRTLRIIKASETESVELATYHLRDVAINWYESWELSRGEGAPPAVWDEFVEAFQGHFLPPEMKRARVDIFLRLKQNGRSVREYSLEFDSLARHAPTIVADMADRVHRYVMGLDRYLIDGCMAVTLQPGMDIARVQAYAQGVEDRHRGRQPDRDYNRGQHKRARSAGYPDEFQSGQSQQHVRFSSQPAQSAPPRFMGRGFDRMGYSEPGQSSRASGSQMGRGLSQSRPPLPRCSRCGKSHPGECHWATGACFSCGRQGHTMRECHLRGSAGGMAQPTGSVAGSSSSVAMRPTGQGIQAPAGRGRGRGGASSSSGPSNRIYALTNRQDQETSPNVITGILSLFSRSVYALIDPGSTLSYISPFVASRIGIESELIEPFEVATPVGDFVIATRVYRNCSVAIYSRHTVADLIELNMIEFDIIMGMDWLAACYANVDCRGKIVQFQFPGEPIIEWKGSTVSPKGKFISYLKAGKMVRKGYIYHLIRVHDIKAEAPTLQSIPVVNEFLDVFPEELLGLPPEREVKFTIDVLPDTQPISIPPYRMAPAELKELKEQLRDLLEKGFIRPITSPWGAPVLFVRKKDGSLRMCINYRQLNKVTIKNRYPLPRIDDLFDQLQGAKCFSKIDLRSGYHQVRVREADIPKTAFRTRYGHYEFRVLSFGLTNAPAVFMDLMNRVFKPFLDMFVIVFIDDILVYSRSEEEHADHLRTVLRVLQHQKLYAKFSKCEFWLTSVAFLGHIIGADGIRVDTQKIEAVKTWPRPTTPTEVRSFLGLEGYYRRFVE